The Abditibacteriota bacterium genome segment TGGTGTCCGACAACGCCTCCTCAGACGACACGGTCAATACCCTCCGCCAGGGCTATGAGGCGAGGACCCTCATCATCGAAAACGACGAAAACCTGGGCTTTGGCAGAGCCCACAACCGGGTGTTTGAGAACATAGAGGCCGATTTTTACCTGCTGCTGAATCCTGACTGCTACTTCGAGGACAGGCAGGCCATCAGCAAGCTGCTGGCATACGCCGAGGAGAACCCCGACGCCTGGATCGTGGGCCCAAAGATACTCAACCCGGACAACACGCTGCAGTATTCGGCCCGCAGCTTCCCCGACCCCAGGGCCACTCTCTTCAGAAACACCTTTCTGGGCAGGCTGTTCCCCAACAACCCCTACGTCAGCAACTATCTGAAGACCGACATAGACCACGACGAGATCAACCCGGCAGACTGGGTGTCCGGAGCGGCCATGCTGATCAGAAGGGAGCTGATAGACAAGACCGGCGGCTTTGACCCCATCTACTTTATGTACGTGGAGGACATGGACCTGTGCAAGCAGTGCTCCTTGCTGAACAAGGACGTCATGTATTTCCCTCCCTGCGTGGTGTATCACCGCATAGGAGCCTCCAGCGACAAGGCCCCCAAAGCCATGATCGCCGCCCATCACCGCAGCATGCTGCTATATTATCAGAAATACGCCGGCTTTTACGAGCGGATATTTCTGTCT includes the following:
- a CDS encoding glycosyltransferase family 2 protein: MRRKLIISIVTWNNRLEIDRLLESLSFQEGLPADTGVVVSDNASSDDTVNTLRQGYEARTLIIENDENLGFGRAHNRVFENIEADFYLLLNPDCYFEDRQAISKLLAYAEENPDAWIVGPKILNPDNTLQYSARSFPDPRATLFRNTFLGRLFPNNPYVSNYLKTDIDHDEINPADWVSGAAMLIRRELIDKTGGFDPIYFMYVEDMDLCKQCSLLNKDVMYFPPCVVYHRIGASSDKAPKAMIAAHHRSMLLYYQKYAGFYERIFLSPFVALALAIRKALMIADL